From the genome of Pseudomonas bubulae:
TGGCCTGTTCGGCAATCGCCTGGCGCGGCTCTGGCAGGAAATCTACTGGAGCAGCCTGCTGTTTCTGTCACCGCTATGGGCCCTGGCACTGACCCACCCACTGCTGCTCGAAACCTGGGAACGGCGGGTGGTCGGGCACAATGAGTGCGCCAGTAAAGTCGAGCGCCAGCTTTTTGGTGTGCCACTGTTTGATATCTGCCGCAGCCTGGCCGAGCTGTGGCGTCTGCCGGGGTGGGTGATGCAAGGTTATACGGTGATCACCGAAGAGCGCCGCACCCTGGTCAGGGTGCTGCATATCGCCCGCGACACCCATCACCCCCTGCGTCAGCAACAACTGCTGGACGCCGACCCGGCCCTGCGGCGCTGGCTCAACCAGCCTGCCAACAGTGTGTTGCTGGCCAACTGCCTGGCGCTGTCAGCCCAGCAGGGCTGGGACACACCGCACAACCTGCGCTGGCAGTACGTCACCAGCCTTTACCTGCAAATGCCCCTGGACGAAGTTCAGCAGCAGGCACACCAGCAGGCCGCGAGCAGCGCGCGCTATCACTCCAGCCCCGACCTTTGGCATCCGGCCCAGGCATTGCTCTGGCCGTGGGACTCACGCCGCAACGGGGACAATTCGCAGGCAGCCCCGCCTCCCTCGGCCGAGGCACTCGTCGCCTGGCGCAAACATTGCGGGCAGCTGCTGGAGCAACCCAGCGCATTCAGCAACCCGATGCATCTGAGCACCTGTGCCCGCGAAGCCTTGCAGGCGTGCGGCATGCGCCGGGTGATGATACTCACCCCCGACAAGACCTCGACCAGCCTGAGCGTCAACCAGATTGCCGGCCTGGGCAGAACCGCCTTCGACCTGACCGTCAACATCAGTGACAGCACCGCGCTGCAACGCCTGATGATGCAACCTGCACAAGTGCGCCTGACGCCCGAAAACAACGCGGTGATCTCCGCAGTCTTGCCCTACAGCCTGCGCAGCCTGTTCCCCGGCGAGCATCTGCTGCTACGCTCGCTGAGCAATAACGGTCGCGTGGTCATGCTCATACTGGCAGACCAGGGCGGCGGGCCATTTTCCGAAACCAGCGTGCAAGCCTTTGGCAAAACGGCCCAATGCATCGAGAAAGCCTTGAATACCTTTAGTAGTCGCGGGCGCTAGCGCTACAATCCCCCCTTTTTGCTCTGGAGGCTTCCTATGCCTGGCTTCTCTGGCTTGCCATTAGTGATCGAGCCCGGCGACCTGCTCGCCCGGCTCGACGCACCCGAACTGATCCTGGTTGACCTGACCAGTGTTGCACGCTACGAGGCCGGGCATATTCCGGGCGCCCGTTTTGTCGACCCGAAACGCACGCAACTGGGCTTGCCACCGGCACCCGGCCTGCTGCCGTCGCAAGCGTCACTCGAAACCCTGTTCGGCGAGCTGGGGCACAATCCCGACGCGGTCTATGTGGTCTATGACGACGAAGGCGGCGGCTGGGCCGGGCGGTTTATCTGGCTGCTTGATGTAATCGGGCACAAGGCATACCACTATCTGGACGGGGGCATTCACGCCTGGATTGGCGAAGGCTATGCCCTCAGTCAGGACGTGCCTGCCGCCGTCAATGGCCCGGTGGCGCTGACCTTGCACGATGAACCTACTGCCACCCGCGAGTACCTGCAAAGCCGCCTGGGCGCCGCCGACCTGGCGATCTGGGATGCACGCAGTGCCGCCGAATACAGCGGCGAAAAAGTGCTGGCGGCCAAGGGCGGGCATATCCCCGGGGCCAAGCATCTTGAGTGGACCACCGGCATGGATAAAACCCGTAACCTGCGTATCCGCCCGGACATGGCGCAGATCCTCAAGGATCTGGGCATCACGCCAGACAAAGAAGTGATTACCCACTGCCAGACCCACCACCGTTCCGGCTTTACCTATCTCGTCGCCAAGGCGCTCGGTTACCCGCGCGTCAAAGGCTACGCCGGCTCCTGGGGCGAATGGGGCAACCACCCCGACACCCCCGTCGAGCTACCTGTAAAAAATTAAGGACCTTGAATGAAAAAGCGTTTGTTCCTCCTCAG
Proteins encoded in this window:
- a CDS encoding HDOD domain-containing protein, with the protein product MANETRAPISTPTTLDAWVAHLDAVDLPIPQTSHARVFKTLNDSRRSLREIAEVMQDSPALALRLIREANQQAQSSLSEPAESLEVAINRLGLKRTQMLLEHVPALAIEDIPLAYRQIQLISQHAAQQAIGLFGNRLARLWQEIYWSSLLFLSPLWALALTHPLLLETWERRVVGHNECASKVERQLFGVPLFDICRSLAELWRLPGWVMQGYTVITEERRTLVRVLHIARDTHHPLRQQQLLDADPALRRWLNQPANSVLLANCLALSAQQGWDTPHNLRWQYVTSLYLQMPLDEVQQQAHQQAASSARYHSSPDLWHPAQALLWPWDSRRNGDNSQAAPPPSAEALVAWRKHCGQLLEQPSAFSNPMHLSTCAREALQACGMRRVMILTPDKTSTSLSVNQIAGLGRTAFDLTVNISDSTALQRLMMQPAQVRLTPENNAVISAVLPYSLRSLFPGEHLLLRSLSNNGRVVMLILADQGGGPFSETSVQAFGKTAQCIEKALNTFSSRGR
- a CDS encoding rhodanese-like domain-containing protein, which translates into the protein MPGFSGLPLVIEPGDLLARLDAPELILVDLTSVARYEAGHIPGARFVDPKRTQLGLPPAPGLLPSQASLETLFGELGHNPDAVYVVYDDEGGGWAGRFIWLLDVIGHKAYHYLDGGIHAWIGEGYALSQDVPAAVNGPVALTLHDEPTATREYLQSRLGAADLAIWDARSAAEYSGEKVLAAKGGHIPGAKHLEWTTGMDKTRNLRIRPDMAQILKDLGITPDKEVITHCQTHHRSGFTYLVAKALGYPRVKGYAGSWGEWGNHPDTPVELPVKN